The window GGTACTATGAGCGACATGAATTATGATCCTGAGATTTGCAGAAACATTATGGTAGATGTACGTTATGTATTATTTATTGTAGATAAATATGCTGGAGCAACCCATTTAATTGATGAAATGAAATTGGTACATCCTAAAACGGATAAGCAATAAAAAAGTATTCAGTCACATTTTACAGTTAATTAGACCTCACAGATTTTAAAATCTGTGAGGTCTTTTTTTAACTCCTATTTCTTTCTTTTTTACAAAATCAGGAACAGAAAGAGTTTCTCTCTTTAGTTAAACAGAGGTAGATTTGAAGCAAAAAGAGCGAAGCGAATTTTAAAAATTAAACAATCTTCAACAATTTCAACAACTCTTGCTTATAGGTTCTACCAATAGGAAGTCTATTCCCTTGCACATAAATCTCGTTCCCAGAAATTTTATCGACATACCTTCTATTAATTATAAACGATTTATGCACTTGTATAAAATCTGCTTCGGATAGTTTTTCATTCCAATTTTTAAGCGAATCAATAAATGAAAGCTTCTTGTTTTTTGTAATTATTGTAATATAGTTTCTATCGGATTCTAAATACAAAATATCGTTAATTATAATTTTATGAAGTGTTTTATCTACATTTAAAAAGAGGGTTTCTTCTATATTTTCTTCGGAAGAAAGAGCCGATTTTTCGACGCTATTTTCGGCTTTATTAATTGCTTTCAAAAAGCGATCAAACCCAAACGGTTTTACTAAATAATCGACAATAGTTTCTAACTCAAAACTACTAACTGCGTAATCTGGATACGCAGTAGTCATAATAATTGCTGGCGGATTTTTAATGGTTTTAATAAAATCGATTCCGGAAATATCTGGCAGATTAATATCTAAAAAAACCACATCGGTTGTATTACATTTTAAAAAAGTATTTGCTTCAATCGCAGCATTAAAAACACCCAAAAGCTCTAAGTTTGGTAATTTGCTTAAATAGTTCTTTAGAATATTTTGAGCAGGAATTTCGTCTTCTATTATAATGCAAGTCATATGTTTTATTCTTCATGAATTGTCAGGTCGAGCGCAGTCGAGACCTCAATAAACCTCTCGACTGCGCTCGAGGAGACATTAGTATTAATGTAACTTAAGTTTTAAATAAACCTTATATACTTCGTCTTTAAAAACTTCAAGCTTATAATCTTCTTTATAAATGAGCTGTAAACGCTTCTCTAGGTTTCGTAGACCAATCTTAAAATCTTCGGTAGTTACTTTTTCTTTATCATAATCATTGAGACAAACACATTCTAAAACGCCATTTTTCTCCGTAATGGAAACCGAAATATCACTTCCCAAAGTACTATGTTTAAAAGCATTTTCAATAATACAAATCAGCAATAAAGGCGCAATTTGTTTTTCTGAAGATTGTATCGATTTATTATAATTTATATGCTTTACACCTTCGGTTCTAATCCCTTGAAAAGTCATGTAATTATCTATAAACTGCAATTCTTTTTCTAGCGAAACGGTTTTGGCGTTACTTTCATATAACACATGTTTTAGGTTATCAGACAGCATTAAAATAAGCTCCGGAGTTTCCTTCGGTTTTTCTAAAGCATACGAATAAATGGTATTCAGATTATTAAAAAGCACGTGCGGATTTATCTGCGATTTCAAAAACTTCAACTCCATTTCTAAGTGTTCTTGCTTTATTTTTTCTACTTCGTCTTGCTTCTCTAAAAAACGATATAACATCCATATAAATGAAAAGAAAATAAGCGGAACCAAGGTTTGCCATAAATAGTCACTCAAACATTTCATAATAGAACAACCACATTGCGCAAATACATTACAGTATAATTGGGTTGCAAAAAAGGAGATTGCCACAAAAACAAAAACGTAAATAATATACAATCGCTTTTTTATAAAGAAAGGTAGCAGCAATAGATTATTTACATAAACGATAACCACTAAAATAGACAGATACTGTAAAAACGGGTTTTCACGCCAATAATATTGCGAAAAAACAGAAAGAGACACAAATATAAAAAGCATCCAGAATAAGATGTGTACCAATATTTGTGAAGTATGTTTTTTAAGTGTAATCAAGTTTAAAGTTTAATGGTCACTAGGAGTGATTGTTCTCATACCGACTTAAGTTTTGTTGAAAGTACTCAGAAATGACTTAATCCTCAAAAATTAAGTACAAAAACCTCATTTAGTATTGCAAACGACCTAAAAATTGCTGTTTGTTGTTTTAAGTATGCTGTTGGTACTACTTATTGGTGAAAATTGGAATTCTGTATTATGTTTGAATAACAAAAACATCAACAATCATGACTCGAACAATTATTCTATTAATCGCAATTTTAAGTTTTTCAGCAACATTTTCACAAAGCCTAAACCAGCAAGTTTTAGATGAAAAAGGAAACGAAATGCTACTAGGAACCATCAATAAAAAAGGTTTACAAAAAGCCCCTTTTAGCGAATGGTTTAACAAAAATCAGGACGATTATGCGGTGAATAAAAAAATAGCCAATCAACTAAAAGATTCTTTAAACAATTACACTATTAAAGTATTTCTTGGTACTTGGTGTGGAGATAGTAAAAAGGAAGTTCCGCATTTTTACAGTGTTTTAGAAACTGTTAATTTTCCAGAAAATCAGTTAGAAGTTATTGCTTTAGATAGAAAAAGTGAGGCCTATAAACAAGGTCCGAATGGCGAAGAAAAAGGCATGAATATTCACAGAGTACCTACTTTTATTTTTTATAAAAACGGAAAAGAAGCGAATAGAATTGTAGAACATCCACAAGAAACTTTAGAACGTGATATGCTTAAAATAGTGAATGGAGAACGTTATTCATCAAATTATATAGCTGCAAATTATGTGCAAAATTTATTGGCAAGTAAAACTATAGATAGTTTAAAAATAGAAGAAGCCAATCTGGTTTCTATGTTGTCAGAATATGTAGAAGGAAGTAGAGAATTAAACACTTTAGGTTATGTGTATTTACGAGCGAAAGAATTGGATAAAGCGATGTATGTTTTCGATTTAAACACTAAAATCTTTCCATACAAACACAATGTATACGATAGTTTAGCGGAAGCTTATTTTGAAACTAAAAACTATTCCGAAGCACTTAAAACCTATTACAAAGTACTAAGTATACATCCGGAAGACAAAAATGCTCCGGAAATGATTGCTAAGATTACATCTGAAATAGAAAGTGGGAATAAGGATGATAAGTCTTAACTCCTCTTTCTTATGATTTTAAAAAAAATCATAATTCATTCTCCTCTTAAAATAAGAGGAGAGCTTATAACAAATAATAATTTAGTTAATATGTGTTCCTCTCTTTAGCTAAAGAGAGGTGGATTTTCTTTAGAAAATTCGGAGAGTTTGAAGCAAAAATAGCAAAGCGATTTTCAGTTTTAGCAAATAACATAGGAGTAAGCAAACTCTCCTCCTTTTTTCAAGGAGGAGTGGATTTCCATTTAATAAAAAATGGAAAGACGAGGTGGTTTTTAAAACCCTTCCGTCTACCACTAAAAAAAGTGGAAACCACCTTCCCTTAAAAAAAGGGAAGGAATTATTAAGATTGAAGATTCTACATCTTCTTGAATAAAAAAATAAATAATTCCTATTAAACCTTTAATAAAAAAGCAAGTCTAACTACAAAACTTGCTTTTTATTAAATGATTCCACTAATAAATAAAAACGCTATTTATTTAGCGATACTATTCTATTTGTGCTTTAGTTGTAAAGAAAAACATTCGGAAACAAACAAAACGACTACACCTTCGGTAACGACAATCGGTGATATACCTATTTACAATTTTAACGACCTAGAACCACTTCTATACACAAACACGAATAAAACCTATATCATAAATTTTTGGGCGATGTGGTGTGCTCCTTGCGTAAAAGAGCTTCCATATATTCAGGAATATGCAGACAAAAATCCGGACGTAGAAGTTTTATTGGTAAGTATGGATTTTATAAAAGATATAGATACAAAACTTAAGCCTTTTCTAAAAGAAAGAAATATTACTTCCAAAGTTGTTTTATTAGACGATCCAGATGCCAATAGTTGGATTGATAAAGTGAATCCGGATTGGTCTGGAGCGATTCCTTTTACCATTATATTCAATAATAAAACCCGTAAATATTACGAACGATCTTTTGAAAACTTAGAAGATTTAGAAAATCAAATAACTACAAATTTTTAATAATAAATAAACCAAAATCAATAATGAAAAAGATTAGTATACTAATTGCAATTATCTGCATATCTGCATGGGTTTTAACTTCTTGTAAAAACGATACAAGTAAAAAAACAGGAGAACACACAGAACACAAACAGGACGAAAAAGGTCATGGAGAACATGGAGACCATAAAGGACCTCCACCACATGGTGAAAAAGGAGATCATAAAGGACCACCACCACATGGTGAAAAAGGAGATCATAAAGGAGCACCTCGTGGAGGATCACCAGAACAAACAAGAACATTAGAAGAAATTGGAGGTTATAAAATTGGAGATGTAGCAGAAGATTTTTCGCTTAAAAACGTAGACGGATCTATGGTTTCTTTAGCTAGCTATAAAGATGCAAAAGGATACATTGTAACTTTTACCTGTAATGGATGTCCGTTTTCCGTATTATACGAAGACCGTTTGATTGCATTAAACAATACCTATGCACCAAAAGGATATCCTGTAATTGCTATTAATGGTAATAATCATGAAAACGAAAAAGAAAGTTATGAGGCGATGCAAAAACGTTCTGAAGAAAAAGGGTTTACATTTCCTTACTTAGTAGATGAAGGACAAAAAGTATATCCAAAATTTGGAGCCGTTAGAACGCCTCACGTATTCCTATTAGATAAAGATTTAAAAGTACAATATATTGGTACTATTGATGATAATTCAAAATCTCCAGAAAACGTAAAAGTGAAGTATGTAGAAAATGCAATTGCAGCTTTAGAAAAAGGAGAAAAACCAAATCCTAATTTCACAAAAGCGATTGGTTGTCCGATAAAATAAATATATCTTTAGTTTTTAAAAATAAAATTCATGACCTGTCAAGTTTCCTAAAACTGGCAGGTCTTTTTTATAGTAAACATTTCTATTTTAATTAAATAAAGGCATTTTTATTAGAAAACTGGAAGGATTTGAATTGAAAAAAACGAAGTAATTTTTAAATTCTGTCCGTCTTCAACTAAAACATTAATTAACAACTACTTTTTAAGAGGAGGTATCCAAGAAGCATCTTCAAAGGGACTTTCACTTAGCTTAGTTAAATCTACATTAGGAGAAATCATATATTGATTTGGCAACCCATTAAATTCTACTTTAATTTTTGCTTTAATACTTGGATTTACAATACCACTTTCTCTTTCCAATTTTTTACTTATGTATTTAGAAAGGTGAATAAAAGTAAAAGGATCTTCTAACATGTGTATATATTGATTTTTAGTCACATAAGATTTCCCATCCAAATGATAAGTGTTAGAAGTTTTTGTATCCGTTAACGACATATTAAATTCTGTAACATTTCTAGTTTGCATTTTCATTCTCCAAGAAAATCGAGATGCAATCCCTGTCCATTCTGGATTTGTAGTTAAAAACATATATCTAAGAGGAAATAGCAGATGAAAAACAACAAAAACTAAGATGTAAAATGCTGTCGCTCTTCTAAAATTATTCCAACCCTCTTTTTTGTTTTCGATTGTATTATTGGCTTGATTAACTAACCTTTGTTTAGCCATAAATTCCTTTCTTTCTTGTTTGTTTTTAAACTTCTTATCCGTTGCTTTTTTAACTAGAAAAACATCTAAAAACGCTCCTACTTTATCTGAATTTAAAAACAAAATAGTGGAACAAATCATAAAAAACGGAAATATTCCTATATCACTAAAAAGAATTGTTCCATTAATCAAACTAAATATAACTACTAACAATAATCCTACTTTCCTTGTACGCTTATTTAAAAGGATAAATACAATGCTTAGGTCGAATAAAACACCTCCATAGGTAACTAAATTATTCAAAATTGTTTCAGGTAAAAGCTGATATAAGAAGCTTCCGTTAGACTGTTTTATAATAACACTTGTTAAGTTAGTATCTAGCCAATTAGAAGATAATTTTGCAATTCCACCAAAAAAATAAGGTAAACTAATTAGGAATATTAGTATATATTGATTCCAAGCAGGAACTACTTTTACCAATTGTTTTTTAGAAAACTTTGATCGTAAACTATATTTTTTATCCGCTTCAATAAATATCATTACAAAAGCAATTAAGGCTATTAAATATAGATGGTTGTTGTATAAAGTTTTGTCAATAAAGGTGAAATATGAAAAGCCTAAAAAGAAAAATATCATGGCATAACGATACAAAAAACCAAGCGTTATTAATATCGACGAAATAAACATTCCAAAATGAATAGCCTTTAAAGCACCTATAGATAATGGTTTTAAAAATGATAATCCGTAGTATGGAAATAATACTTCTGGGCCTTTCATAAACTGAAAAGTATAATCTACCTCGTAATAATAAATCATTTGGTAAACCATAAAGCATCCAAAAATAATTCGGAAAAAACTTACAATAGAACTATCAATTAATTGGAATAAAAAAGAGTATAGTTTTAATATCATAAAGAAGCATAAAATAAATGAAGCTTTTCAAATATAGCCTTTTTTTTTAAACGAATGTTTAATAGACAACTAAGTACTCTAAAAAAGTACCTCCTCTAAATGATCTCCATTTTCTTCAACAAGAAACTCGCATTCATATTTTGGCAGATGCCGTGTTTTAACTTGTAATCGAAAAAGAGTTCATCATTAATTATTTCTGCATCGAAATAGTAGTTTTTTACTTCGTCTAATTCCTTTTCAATTTCGCATAAACTTAAATCGTGGGTTGCAATAATTCCAGTAGCATTTTTAGAAACTAATTTTTCAACAAACTTACGAGAACCAATAGCTTTGTCTGTAGAGTTGGTCCCTTTTAAAATTTCATCTAGAATAATAAAATAAGAATCGTCTTGTAAGGCATCTACAATAAACTTTAAGCGCGTTAACTCACTAAAGAAATAACTGCTATCATCTGTAAGGGAATCGCTGGTGCGCATGCTTGTGATCAATTTTATAGGATTGTAAATACTAGAGGTGGCACAAATAGGTAAGCCAACATTAGCCATCACAATATGCAAAGAAACGGTTCTTAAAAAAGTACTTTTTCCCGCCATATTTGCTCCTGTAACAATAAAAAACTGTTGGTCATTAATATTTAAATCACTAGTAACTCTTTTGTTTTTATCTAATAAAGGATGTCCTAAATTTTTCGCTTTTATGACAATCTTTTCTTTCACAATTTCTGGAAATACAAAGTCCGGTTGATTAAAAGTATAATTACCTAAAGTATTGTACGCGTCAAAAAAGGAAACCACTTCAAACCAATGCGAAACCGTTGTTTTGTATTGCGCAATCCATTGCTCAATTTGATAAGAATTTCTTATATCAATTAAAAGAAAACCATTACCAAAAATGGTAGAAATTAAATTATTTCTATTATCTAAAGCATCAATGTGTTTTGAAAATTCTTTAAAAATTAAAGACGCTTTTTTTTCTTCTTGCTGAATATATTCTTGTTTTCCTCTTAATAATTTTGAAGAAAAATTTTCCGTTTCCATTTGTTCTAATAAGGAAGCATATTGTTTAAAAGTATCCTTAACCTGATCGGTATTAGCCGCTAAATCGTTTATTCTTTTTAAATATACTCCAGAGATACCAGAACCCAAAAGCAACCAAAAAACTAAAAACAAAAAGGAGATGATTTCAAAGATTCCTAAAAACAGAATTATTCCAGAACCTATAGTAAAAGCAAGAGGTATAAAACGCATGCTTTTTGGTAAAAAGGATTTATGCTCTTTCAACCAATCTGTAATTTTTGATGCTGGCGTTTCCGTTTGAATCAAGCTTGCCACTGCCGAGAAATGTTGTCGCCATTTTGGTTTACCGGCTAATTCCTTGATCGCTTCTTGACGTGAATTTATCCCTTCAATATTATTTGCCGTCAGTTCCTTTACTAAATACTTTGTACCTTCTTCTGTGGCTGTTCGATTTATAAATTGAAAAAAAGAGCCTTTGCCAAACAAATCTACATCTAAACTAAAAGCATGATTTGGGTCTTGAAATTGCAAGCCTTCGTCTCTTCCTTTAAAATCTCCAGAAGCAATTTTTAGTTCTTCTTCATTAATCGCAACTAATGCTTTTTTTAGATTGTGTTGGTATTTTAAATCGGTGTATTTAGAAAGTAAATAGATAAAAGCAACAATACCAACAATTGCTATTCCTATGGCTATTTGCAGGTTACTAAAAGCAAAATAAACTCCAATACCTGTAGCAATAAAAACCGATATTCTAGCAAAACTCAAGCTAGTAAGTTTCTTATACAAAGACTTAACTTCTAATTGATGCGCTTCTAATTCTTGTTTATAAAATGTATTTGGATCTTGCATTTTTTATAATTCTGTAGTGTCTAATTTTTTAAAAACAGTAATAATAGTAGTTACTGCATTTTGATAAAAATTAGGGTGAATATTTTCGTAATCGTCTGTAGGCTTATGGTAATCTTTATGATCTTCTACGCCAAAATAAATAAAGGGAATGTTTACATCATGAAACGGGGCATGATCGGAAGATTGCGTCCAATCATCTAATGTATCACTACCATCATGACCAATAATAAGTTTTATATTTTCGGAAGGCTGTATACTTTTAATTGCTGGTTCTAATTGTTTATAATGAAAAGATCCAACTGCAAATAATTCGTTTTTATTATTTCGGCTAATCATATCCATATTGATATTCAATTTGATATTTTCTAGTGGAATAATAGAATTTTTCACAAAATATTTAGAACCAACCAAACCTAGTTCTTCGGCATCTACAGCAGCCAAAATAACAGAATGCTTTGGTGGGTTTTTCTGGAAGTATTCCGCGAAAGCGAACAATGCTGAAATACCTGAAGCGTCATCATCTGCACCATTATAAATTTTTCCACCTTTTACACCTACATGATCATAATGCGCAGAAAGCACGATGTATTCTTCTGGCTTTACACTTCCTTTTATAAGTCCGAGAACATTAGTACCTGCATATTCTTTACTTCTGCGTGTAAAGGAAAAATGCTGTTCAAAGTTTTTAGTAAGCGGTACCACTTGTAACTCTTGAAATTTATTTATGATATAGTTTTTTGCTTTTTCTGCTCCAGCGGTTCCGGTACGTCTACCTTCAAAAACATCGGAAGATAAAACTTCCACATGATGCAATAAAGAATCTGCGTGGAACCAATTTTGTTCCAATACTTCGACTGCAACCTTTGGCGTTTCCGTTTGACCTTTACAACTTGCTAATGAAAAAAACATTAAAAATAAACTGGTGATATATCTATAATTCATATTCAAAATTTAAAGGTTAAAGCTAAACAAAAAATCCCAAGATTGCTCTTGAGATTTTAATTTATAATGAGATCCTTAAACTACACTTCGACAAGCGCAGTATGACAAAATATTATCCTTTTAAGGATGCTTTTAAGTATTCTGAATTCATACGAGCGATATTTTTTAAAGAAATTCCTTTAGGACATTCCACTTCGCAAGCTCCAGTGTTGGTACAGTTACCAAAACCTTCATCATCCATTTGTTTTACCATGTTTAAAACACGATCTGTAGCTTCAATTTGACCTTGTGGTAACAATGCAAATTGAGATACTTTAGCACCAACAAATAACATTGCTGAAGAGTTTTTACAAGAAGCTACACAAGCACCACATCCAATACAAGTTGCAGAATCAAAAGCCGTATCTGCATCGTGTTTATTAATAGGAATTGTATTTGCATCAATAGTATTCCCTGAAGTATTTACCGAAATAAATCCTCCTGCATGTTGAATTCTATCAAAAGAAGTTCTATCTACAATTAAATCTTTTACAACTGGAAATGCTGTTGCTCTAAATGGCTCGATAGTAATGGTATCGCCATCTTTAAACATACGCATGTGTAACTGACAAGTGGTTACACCACGATCAGGTCCATGTGCTTCTCCGTTAATATATAAAGAACACATTCCGCAAATTCCTTCACGACAATCGTGATCGAAAGCTACTGGCTCTTCATCTTTGTTAATTAATTGTTCGTTTAATACATCTAACATTTCAAGGAAAGACATATCTGGAGAAATATCGGTGACTTTATAATCCACCATTTTCCCTTTATCACTTGCGTTTTTTTGACGCCAAATTTTCAGTGTTAAATTCATAGCTTTCCTTATTTGTATGATCTTTGTTTTAATTCTATATCCTTGAACTCTAATTCCTCTTTATGTAAAACAGCATCGCTAGGTTCTCCTTTGTATTCCCAAGCAGCAACATATGCGAAGTTTTCATCATCACGTTTTGCTTCTCCTTTTTGTTCCCCATCTAATTCTACTGCATCTTCTCTAAAGTGTCCTCCACAAGATTCTTCTCTGTTTAAAGCATCTTTAGCGAATAATTCTCCTAATTCTAAGAAATCTGCAACACGACCAGCTTTTGCTAATTCTTCGTTGTATTCTTCGTTTGTTCCAGGAACTTTTACGTCTTTCCAGAATTCTGCTCGGAGTTCTTTAATTTCTGAAATAGCTTCGGTTAATCCTTTAACGTTTCTAGCCATTCCTACTTTGTTCCACATGATTTTCCCTAATTTCTTATGGAAATAATCTACTGAGTGAGAACCTTTATTAGTAACGAAGAAATCTAAAGTCTTTTTTACTTCTTTTTCCGCATCCTCAAATTCTTTCGAATCTGTAGAAATTGGTCCTGTTCTAATATCATCTGATAAATAATCACCAATCGTATAAGGCAATACAAAATAACCATCTGCTAAACCTTGCATTAATGCCGAAGCACCAAGTCTGTTTGCACCATGATCAGAGAAATTTGCTTCTCCAATACAGTATAAACCAGGAACGGTTGTCATTAAGTTATAATCTACCCAAACACCACCCATTGTGTAGTGTACTGCTGGATAAATCATCATTGGCGTGTTGTATGGATCTTGATCTACGATCTTCTCATACATTTGGAATAAGTTTCCGTATTTATTTTTGATTACTTCTTGTCCTAATTTTTTAACAAGAGCGGCATCATTTTCATTTAATCCTTTAACGTGTGCTGTTTCTTTTCCGTAACGTTGAATTGCCGAAGCAAAATCTAAGAATACAGCTTCACCTGTTGCATTTACACCAAAACCAGCATCACAACGCTCTTTTGCAGCACGAGAGGCAACATCACGAGGTACTAGGTTTCCGAATGCAGGATAACGACGTTCTAAATAATAGTCTCTGTCTTCTTCTTTAATATCTTTAGGCTGTAACGTTTTATTACGAATAGCCTCCACATCTTTCATGTGTTTTGGCACCCAAATACGTCCGTCATTACGTAAAGACTCAGACATTAACGTTAGTTTAGACTGATGATCTCCAGAAACAGGAATACATGTTGGGTGAATTTGTGTGTAACAAGGGTTTGCAAAGTAAGCACCACGTTTATGTGCTTTCCAAGCTGCTGTTACATTACTTCCCATCGCATTAGTCGATAAGAAGAATACATTACCATAACCACCAGTTCCAAGAACTACAGCATGTGCCGAATGACGTTCTACTTCTCCAGTAATTAAGTTACGTGTTATAATTCCACGAGCTTTTCCATCTACTTTAACAACGTCTAACATTTCGTGACGGTTGTACATTTTGATTTTACCACGACCAATTTGACGGTTCATAGCAGAATAGGCTCCTAATAATAATTGTTGTCCTGTTTGTCCAGCTGCGTAAAAAGTACGAGATACTAATACACCACCAAACGAACGGTTATCTAATAATCCACCATATTCTCTTGCAAAAGGAACCCCTTGTGCAACACATTGGTCAATAATGTTTGCAGATACCTCAGCCAAACGGTATACGTTTGCTTCACGCGAACGATAATCACCACCTTTTACAGTATCGTAAAACAATCTATATGTAGAATCTCCATCTCCTTGGTAGTTCTTTGCTGCGTTAATTCCTCCTTGTGCTGCAATAGAGTGTGCACGTCTTGGAGAATCTTGAAAGCAAAATGCTTTTACGTTATAACCAAGCTCTGCTAACGTAGCAGCAGCAGATCCACCAGCTAAACCTGTACCAACAATAATAACATCTATGTTACGCTTGTTTGCAGGATTTACTAAGTCGATATGATTTTTATAGTCTGTCCATTTATCTTTAATTGGACCTTTTGGTATTTTTGAATCTAAAGCCATATTAGATATTTTTTAGTGATTAAAATGATGAAATAATGCAATGAAAATGAATCCTAATGGAATGATAATCGCATATGCTTTTCCGAATCCTTTTAATCCTTTTGTATATTTATTGTTTGCTCCAACCGATTGGAATGCCGAACTAAACCCGTGCAATAAGTGTAATGCTAAGAATACAAAAGCAATACAATATAATGCTACTCTCCAGATATCTACAAACTTATGCTGTAGCTCTTCAAAATATCTAAACTCGCCATTGGCAAGTAATCCAGACATATCGCCTTGAATGTATTTTGTGTTTATTTCTGGCAACCAAAAATCATAAAAGTGTAAACAGATAAAAGCTAAAATTGCTAGTCCGCTGTAAATCATATTACGACTCATCCAGGTAGAATTAGCAGCACCATTATTTTTGGCATAGCTTATTGTTCGTGCTTTTTTGTTTTTAATCTCTAGAACAAATCCCATTACAAAATGGAAAATAACACCAAAAATTAATACAGGTTGCATCACATATTGAATTGCCCAAAAGGTTCCCATATAATGAGAAACTTCATTAAAAGTATCTGCACTAAAGACAGACAACAGGTTAATTGCAAAATGTTGTAATAAGAAAATCATTAGGAAGAGTGCCGAAAGTGCCATGGCAAACTTTCTTCCAATCGAAGAATTTAAAATTCCGCTCATTATTTTGTGTAGTTAGATTATAATTACACAAATATAACAAGCAACGCTAACGCAAGCAAGTGAAAATGCTTTTTATAAATTTATTTAGAATGGATTTAATTAATTGACGCTAGGTATCAGGCCACGAAGCCCCATATCTACTACTTGCTCTCCAGCACTTGGCTCGTATTTCCCGTCGGCATGCACTTCAGTCCACTCAAAGCTATTATTTGTGGAAAAGGATAAGGTTACCACCACATCTTCGGTTTCATTACCTGAAATAGTTAAACCGTTTTCAAATTCTCCAGTTACCACACAAGAACCTTGCGGAATTGGTGACGAATCGAACAACGG is drawn from Lacinutrix sp. WUR7 and contains these coding sequences:
- a CDS encoding M28 family peptidase, coding for MNYRYITSLFLMFFSLASCKGQTETPKVAVEVLEQNWFHADSLLHHVEVLSSDVFEGRRTGTAGAEKAKNYIINKFQELQVVPLTKNFEQHFSFTRRSKEYAGTNVLGLIKGSVKPEEYIVLSAHYDHVGVKGGKIYNGADDDASGISALFAFAEYFQKNPPKHSVILAAVDAEELGLVGSKYFVKNSIIPLENIKLNINMDMISRNNKNELFAVGSFHYKQLEPAIKSIQPSENIKLIIGHDGSDTLDDWTQSSDHAPFHDVNIPFIYFGVEDHKDYHKPTDDYENIHPNFYQNAVTTIITVFKKLDTTEL
- a CDS encoding succinate dehydrogenase/fumarate reductase iron-sulfur subunit, with product MNLTLKIWRQKNASDKGKMVDYKVTDISPDMSFLEMLDVLNEQLINKDEEPVAFDHDCREGICGMCSLYINGEAHGPDRGVTTCQLHMRMFKDGDTITIEPFRATAFPVVKDLIVDRTSFDRIQHAGGFISVNTSGNTIDANTIPINKHDADTAFDSATCIGCGACVASCKNSSAMLFVGAKVSQFALLPQGQIEATDRVLNMVKQMDDEGFGNCTNTGACEVECPKGISLKNIARMNSEYLKASLKG
- a CDS encoding fumarate reductase/succinate dehydrogenase flavoprotein subunit encodes the protein MALDSKIPKGPIKDKWTDYKNHIDLVNPANKRNIDVIIVGTGLAGGSAAATLAELGYNVKAFCFQDSPRRAHSIAAQGGINAAKNYQGDGDSTYRLFYDTVKGGDYRSREANVYRLAEVSANIIDQCVAQGVPFAREYGGLLDNRSFGGVLVSRTFYAAGQTGQQLLLGAYSAMNRQIGRGKIKMYNRHEMLDVVKVDGKARGIITRNLITGEVERHSAHAVVLGTGGYGNVFFLSTNAMGSNVTAAWKAHKRGAYFANPCYTQIHPTCIPVSGDHQSKLTLMSESLRNDGRIWVPKHMKDVEAIRNKTLQPKDIKEEDRDYYLERRYPAFGNLVPRDVASRAAKERCDAGFGVNATGEAVFLDFASAIQRYGKETAHVKGLNENDAALVKKLGQEVIKNKYGNLFQMYEKIVDQDPYNTPMMIYPAVHYTMGGVWVDYNLMTTVPGLYCIGEANFSDHGANRLGASALMQGLADGYFVLPYTIGDYLSDDIRTGPISTDSKEFEDAEKEVKKTLDFFVTNKGSHSVDYFHKKLGKIMWNKVGMARNVKGLTEAISEIKELRAEFWKDVKVPGTNEEYNEELAKAGRVADFLELGELFAKDALNREESCGGHFREDAVELDGEQKGEAKRDDENFAYVAAWEYKGEPSDAVLHKEELEFKDIELKQRSYK
- a CDS encoding succinate dehydrogenase cytochrome b subunit, with protein sequence MSGILNSSIGRKFAMALSALFLMIFLLQHFAINLLSVFSADTFNEVSHYMGTFWAIQYVMQPVLIFGVIFHFVMGFVLEIKNKKARTISYAKNNGAANSTWMSRNMIYSGLAILAFICLHFYDFWLPEINTKYIQGDMSGLLANGEFRYFEELQHKFVDIWRVALYCIAFVFLALHLLHGFSSAFQSVGANNKYTKGLKGFGKAYAIIIPLGFIFIALFHHFNH